One genomic segment of Catalinimonas alkaloidigena includes these proteins:
- a CDS encoding sugar-binding domain-containing protein produces MKLSYIIFYLLAICISCSSPQPESTISLQGNWGFRIDSLDRGEQESWFTQSLEETVELPGSMATNGKGNDITLNTEWVGGVRDPNWYNDPNYAPYIDLDSIRFPFWLQPVKKYTGAAWYQKAVDIPEDWGDKEIFLHLERCHWESSVWVDDQKVGTQNSLSTAHIYPLTQYLSPGAHIITIRIDNRVKIDLGENSHSISDHTQSNWNGIVGDIYLESKPKVYFSDIQLYPDASTQSVTIRGKISGSSGQGTPMNISAQASGKNFQASLPEQSFEVNREGSETDFAFTYDLGQEAKLWDEFEPNVYQMSLSIENGDTLTEDFGFRDISFENRQLVINGRPSYLRGTLECAIFPETGYPAMDVEAWKKIFSTIQAYGLNHMRFHSWCPPEAAFEAADEMGVYLQAEAASWANQSTTLGDGKPVDQFIKEKSEHIVQEYGNHPSFMMMAYGNEPGGDNYPEFLAEYVNDWKAKDNRRIYTSASGWPAITENEFHVLPEPRIQAWGAELNSIINAQPPTTDYDFSDKMPDDTIAVVSHEIGQWCVYPDFKEIERYTGVLKARNFEIFRESLQAHGMGDLAEDFLIASGKLQALCYKADIEGALRTKNQAGFQLLDLHDFPGQGTALVGVLNPFWEEKGYITAEEYSRFSNTTVPLARLDKRIFVEGEKMEAAIEVAHFGKAALLNVTPNWTLKDTEGSTVAEGQLGQQNIALGNGIRLGDISHTFAQKNEARKVILEVSVDNFSNHWDLWVYPQTSANISTNAVRHASVLDTNTINYLQGGGKVLWSLGKGKVKAAMGGEVGVGFSSIFWNTAWTENQKPHTLGILCNPEHAALQQFPTEFHSNWQWWDAMSHSDVVNLNELSNDIQPIVRVIDDWVTNRSLGLIFEVRVGEGKLLISGVDLKNQLSERPEARQLLTSLMSYMESEDFKPSVSLSVEQVSGIMQ; encoded by the coding sequence ATGAAACTCAGTTATATTATTTTTTACCTTTTAGCGATTTGTATATCCTGTAGTTCCCCTCAACCAGAGAGCACCATCAGTTTGCAAGGAAACTGGGGTTTCAGGATAGATTCATTGGATAGGGGAGAGCAGGAAAGCTGGTTTACCCAAAGCCTGGAAGAGACCGTAGAACTACCTGGTTCCATGGCTACCAATGGAAAAGGAAATGATATTACCTTAAATACAGAATGGGTGGGAGGAGTACGCGATCCCAATTGGTACAATGATCCAAATTACGCTCCCTATATTGATTTGGATAGTATTCGTTTTCCTTTCTGGCTGCAGCCCGTAAAAAAATATACAGGTGCTGCCTGGTATCAGAAAGCAGTAGATATTCCTGAGGACTGGGGAGATAAAGAAATCTTTTTACACTTGGAAAGATGTCATTGGGAGTCCAGTGTCTGGGTAGACGATCAGAAGGTAGGTACACAGAACAGCCTTTCTACAGCCCATATTTACCCCCTCACCCAGTATTTAAGTCCGGGCGCCCATATCATTACCATACGAATTGACAATCGTGTCAAAATTGATCTGGGAGAGAACTCTCATAGTATCTCTGATCACACACAATCCAACTGGAATGGAATTGTCGGAGATATCTATCTGGAAAGCAAGCCTAAGGTGTATTTCTCAGATATCCAGCTTTATCCGGATGCCAGTACACAATCAGTTACGATTCGTGGGAAAATATCTGGCAGTTCAGGCCAGGGTACACCAATGAATATTTCCGCACAGGCTAGCGGAAAAAACTTTCAAGCCAGTCTGCCCGAGCAGTCTTTTGAAGTGAATAGAGAAGGATCGGAAACGGACTTTGCGTTTACCTATGACTTGGGCCAGGAAGCAAAGTTATGGGATGAATTTGAGCCGAATGTGTATCAAATGAGTCTCAGCATAGAAAATGGTGATACACTTACTGAAGATTTTGGGTTTAGAGATATTTCTTTTGAAAACCGTCAGCTTGTAATCAATGGCAGACCATCCTACCTGAGAGGCACACTGGAATGCGCTATTTTTCCTGAAACCGGCTATCCGGCAATGGATGTTGAAGCCTGGAAAAAAATATTCAGCACCATACAGGCCTATGGTCTCAACCACATGCGTTTTCACTCCTGGTGTCCGCCCGAAGCTGCCTTTGAGGCGGCCGATGAGATGGGTGTATATTTACAGGCTGAGGCGGCAAGCTGGGCCAATCAGAGTACTACGCTGGGCGACGGCAAGCCGGTAGATCAGTTCATAAAAGAAAAAAGTGAGCACATCGTGCAAGAGTATGGCAACCATCCTTCTTTTATGATGATGGCTTACGGCAATGAGCCGGGCGGTGACAATTACCCTGAGTTCCTGGCGGAGTATGTCAATGACTGGAAAGCGAAAGACAACCGCAGGATTTACACTTCCGCCTCAGGCTGGCCAGCGATTACCGAAAATGAATTTCATGTGCTGCCCGAACCCCGCATACAGGCATGGGGAGCAGAACTGAACAGCATCATCAATGCGCAGCCTCCTACTACCGATTATGATTTTAGCGACAAAATGCCGGATGATACTATCGCAGTAGTCTCACATGAGATCGGACAGTGGTGTGTGTACCCTGATTTCAAGGAAATTGAGCGCTACACTGGTGTGCTCAAAGCCAGGAATTTTGAAATCTTCAGAGAAAGTCTGCAAGCTCACGGGATGGGTGATTTGGCAGAGGACTTTCTGATCGCTTCGGGGAAGCTACAGGCCCTATGCTATAAAGCCGATATAGAAGGCGCCTTGCGGACAAAAAATCAGGCAGGTTTCCAGTTGCTTGACCTTCACGATTTTCCCGGTCAGGGTACCGCATTGGTAGGGGTGCTGAATCCTTTCTGGGAAGAAAAAGGCTATATTACAGCGGAAGAATACAGCCGCTTTTCCAATACAACCGTTCCTTTGGCCAGGCTGGACAAGAGGATATTTGTAGAGGGAGAAAAGATGGAAGCAGCCATTGAGGTTGCCCACTTCGGTAAAGCGGCACTACTGAATGTTACACCCAACTGGACGCTGAAAGACACGGAAGGAAGTACCGTGGCCGAAGGTCAGCTGGGTCAGCAGAACATCGCATTGGGCAATGGCATCAGGCTGGGAGATATTTCGCATACCTTTGCGCAAAAAAATGAAGCCAGAAAAGTGATTCTGGAAGTAAGTGTGGATAACTTCAGCAATCACTGGGACCTTTGGGTGTATCCGCAAACTTCTGCCAATATCAGTACCAATGCAGTTAGACATGCATCCGTGCTAGACACCAATACCATAAATTATCTTCAGGGAGGTGGTAAAGTATTATGGAGCCTGGGCAAAGGCAAGGTGAAAGCGGCTATGGGGGGTGAAGTTGGCGTAGGTTTTTCCAGCATCTTCTGGAATACTGCCTGGACAGAAAACCAAAAGCCGCATACACTGGGCATCTTATGTAACCCTGAGCATGCTGCCTTGCAGCAATTTCCTACAGAATTCCATTCCAACTGGCAGTGGTGGGATGCTATGAGCCATAGTGATGTAGTCAACCTCAATGAACTTTCTAACGATATCCAACCCATTGTAAGAGTAATTGATGACTGGGTGACCAACCGCAGCCTGGGACTGATCTTTGAAGTCAGAGTAGGTGAAGGTAAACTACTTATCAGTGGGGTGGATCTTAAAAATCAGCTCAGCGAGCGCCCCGAAGCAAGACAACTGCTTACCAGCCTGATGAGTTATATGGAAAGTGAGGATTTTAAGCCTTCGGTAAGTTTGAGTGTGGAGCAGGTATCAGGCATTATGCAATAA
- a CDS encoding DUF1553 domain-containing protein, which translates to MKRTYLNMKKIGVLLSIGLLALTTYFLWESDVIGSHPVDFNAEIRPILNKKCITCHGGVKRSGEFSLLFRSEALGVNESGKRAIVPGSVDESEMIHRITHDDPEVRMPPEGDPLTQEEINLLTQWIEEGAKWEDHWAYIKPEPIEPPETQAEWGDNQIDQFILNRLEEENLQPSSPADKATLLRRLSLDLTGLPPTEEELDHFLANTSADAYEEEVDRLLASPRYGERWASMWMDLARYADSKGYEADRGRSIWQYRDWLIKAFNDDKPFDEFTIEQLAGDLLLKPTDEQLIATAFHRNTMNNDEGGTDDEEFRVAAVIDRVNTSWDVWQATTMACVQCHSHPYDPIRHEDYYKSYAFFNNTADEDVASESPNLKTFKQEADRQSLEQVKNWVIEHTASADVKLEKAQQFVNLVKVSEPKIHGHSFDKIQKGTLDGYKRLTIEDGGHNRVPDVPLSGADQILFHYSAGSSKPQVEIRLDSLEGRLLTRWNMQNTEGFQTVAVPIPATEGRHDLYLKFKSPGQKGYLCTIEWILLNEALPGENQAGYEQVNQQLFHLINSPEVIETPVMIEKADGYRRKTYVFERGNWMVHGEEVQPGLPQAWNAMPDGAPQNRLGFARWLVSKDNPLTARVTVNRFWAQLFGTGIVETIEDFGTQGFATSHPELLDWLAQQFMYEHAWSIKKLLKQMVMSAAYRQSSKASQKLLAVDPDNRLLARGPRVRLNAEQVRDQALAVSGLLSDKMYGPSVMPPQPEGIWQVVYNGMSWETSEGEDKYRRALYTYWRRTSPYPSMIAFDGPSREFCVTRRIDTNTPLQALVTLNDPVYMEAAHGLAQRMQEAEHLEGQLKRGYKLAMLKEIEAEKLQDLQKLYHETRLQLEAQPEAVKQVAGEDNVELAVLTVVANVILNLDEFITKS; encoded by the coding sequence ATGAAGCGTACTTACCTGAATATGAAGAAAATAGGAGTTTTACTTTCCATAGGCTTGCTGGCTTTGACTACCTACTTCTTGTGGGAGTCAGATGTTATTGGCAGTCATCCGGTGGATTTCAATGCTGAAATTCGCCCTATCCTCAACAAGAAGTGCATTACCTGTCACGGGGGCGTCAAACGGTCAGGAGAGTTCAGCTTGCTATTTCGCAGCGAAGCCCTGGGGGTAAATGAGTCAGGTAAGAGGGCCATCGTACCGGGCAGTGTAGACGAAAGTGAGATGATACACCGCATCACCCATGATGACCCTGAGGTGCGTATGCCTCCCGAGGGTGATCCACTTACTCAGGAGGAAATCAACCTGCTAACGCAATGGATTGAAGAAGGGGCGAAGTGGGAAGACCACTGGGCCTACATCAAGCCTGAACCGATAGAGCCTCCTGAAACGCAGGCGGAGTGGGGAGATAATCAGATTGACCAGTTTATCCTGAACCGCCTGGAAGAAGAAAATCTACAGCCTTCATCTCCAGCAGACAAGGCAACCCTTTTGCGCCGTCTTAGTCTGGATTTGACCGGACTGCCCCCTACCGAAGAAGAGCTGGATCACTTTTTAGCCAATACTTCAGCTGATGCCTACGAAGAAGAAGTAGATCGTCTGCTGGCTTCTCCCCGCTACGGTGAACGCTGGGCTTCTATGTGGATGGATCTGGCCCGCTATGCTGACTCCAAAGGTTATGAAGCAGACCGGGGGCGTAGTATCTGGCAATACCGCGACTGGCTGATCAAAGCTTTCAATGATGATAAACCTTTTGATGAATTTACCATAGAGCAACTGGCCGGAGATTTACTTCTTAAGCCCACTGATGAGCAACTGATCGCTACCGCTTTTCATCGCAACACCATGAACAATGACGAAGGCGGTACCGATGATGAAGAATTCAGGGTAGCTGCTGTAATTGACCGGGTCAACACCAGCTGGGATGTGTGGCAGGCAACTACCATGGCCTGTGTACAATGCCACAGCCACCCCTACGATCCCATCCGCCACGAGGATTACTACAAGTCATATGCTTTCTTCAACAATACTGCCGATGAAGATGTGGCCAGTGAATCACCTAATCTGAAAACATTCAAACAGGAAGCGGACCGGCAAAGCCTGGAGCAGGTAAAGAACTGGGTGATTGAACATACCGCATCTGCTGATGTCAAACTGGAAAAAGCACAGCAGTTTGTGAATCTGGTAAAAGTGAGCGAACCTAAAATTCACGGGCACTCTTTTGATAAAATTCAGAAAGGGACGCTGGATGGCTACAAGAGATTGACGATTGAGGATGGTGGTCATAACCGCGTTCCAGATGTTCCCCTGAGTGGAGCTGACCAAATACTGTTTCACTACAGTGCTGGGAGTAGTAAGCCACAGGTAGAAATCCGACTGGACAGCCTGGAGGGTAGGCTGCTCACCCGCTGGAACATGCAAAATACAGAAGGCTTTCAAACGGTGGCCGTGCCTATTCCTGCAACTGAGGGTAGGCATGATTTATACCTGAAATTTAAAAGTCCGGGACAAAAAGGTTATCTGTGTACCATTGAGTGGATATTGCTCAACGAGGCTTTGCCAGGTGAAAATCAGGCCGGTTATGAGCAGGTAAACCAACAGCTTTTCCACCTGATCAATAGCCCGGAAGTCATTGAGACGCCGGTCATGATCGAGAAAGCCGATGGCTACCGTCGGAAGACGTATGTCTTTGAGCGAGGTAACTGGATGGTGCATGGTGAAGAAGTGCAGCCCGGCCTGCCCCAGGCCTGGAATGCTATGCCGGACGGCGCTCCTCAAAATCGTCTGGGCTTTGCCCGGTGGCTGGTGAGTAAAGACAATCCCCTAACCGCCCGGGTGACGGTCAACCGCTTCTGGGCGCAGCTTTTCGGTACCGGTATTGTAGAAACCATAGAAGATTTTGGCACCCAGGGATTCGCAACTTCGCATCCCGAACTTCTGGACTGGCTGGCACAGCAGTTTATGTACGAGCATGCGTGGAGCATCAAAAAACTACTGAAGCAAATGGTGATGTCGGCTGCCTACCGCCAATCTTCCAAAGCATCGCAAAAGCTTCTGGCAGTTGATCCTGACAACCGTCTGCTGGCACGCGGTCCCAGAGTGCGTCTCAATGCTGAGCAGGTACGGGATCAGGCACTGGCAGTAAGTGGATTGCTCAGCGATAAGATGTATGGCCCCAGCGTGATGCCGCCCCAGCCGGAAGGGATCTGGCAGGTGGTGTACAATGGCATGTCGTGGGAGACCAGCGAAGGCGAAGATAAGTACAGAAGAGCGCTCTATACCTACTGGCGCAGAACCAGCCCCTATCCTTCCATGATCGCTTTTGATGGTCCCAGCCGTGAATTTTGTGTGACCCGGCGGATAGATACTAATACCCCTTTACAGGCATTGGTAACGCTCAATGACCCCGTGTATATGGAAGCGGCACATGGGTTAGCCCAGCGCATGCAGGAGGCGGAACACCTTGAGGGACAACTCAAAAGAGGCTATAAGCTGGCTATGCTCAAAGAGATTGAAGCCGAAAAGCTTCAGGATTTACAGAAGCTATATCATGAAACCCGCCTGCAGTTGGAAGCACAGCCTGAAGCTGTAAAACAGGTAGCCGGAGAGGACAATGTAGAACTAGCCGTACTTACTGTAGTCGCCAATGTCATCCTTAATCTGGACGAATTCATCACAAAATCTTAA
- a CDS encoding DUF1501 domain-containing protein, with the protein MDLFQELQYKRLQYQTRRHFLRQCTSGLGAIAFGAMTGCNPFSSSSPRQAMEIDANPMASRFPHFAGKAKGVIYLHMAGSPSQLELFDYKPELAKLHNLDCPPSLLEGKKFAFIQGVPKMLGPQAKFKNHGESGTMVSNHLPHFSTIVDEAAIIKTMHTDEFNHAPAQLLLQTGGARLGRPSMGSWVTYGLGTENENLPGFMVLVSGGKTPSAGKSVWGSGFLPSVYQGVQCRSEGDPVLYVSNPEGIDGKLRRTTLDAINSINEKEYQDVQDPEILTRISQYEMAFRMQTSVPEVMDINKEPEHIHKMYGTEPGKSSFANNCLLARRLVEKGVRFVQLFDWGWDSHGTDKSTALEAGFQDKCRQVDQPMTALIKDLKQRGLLEETLVIWGGEFGRTPMQENRNGKEMPFMGRDHHTEAFTVWMAGGGIKGGITYGETDEIGYYGVRDRVHVHDLQATILHQLGMNHEKLTYPFQGRDFRLTDVAGKVVKDLIA; encoded by the coding sequence ATGGACTTATTTCAAGAGCTACAATACAAAAGATTACAATATCAGACCCGCAGACATTTTCTCAGGCAGTGCACTTCCGGCCTGGGAGCCATTGCCTTTGGGGCGATGACGGGCTGCAATCCTTTCTCTTCTTCTTCCCCCAGGCAAGCCATGGAAATTGACGCAAACCCTATGGCCAGCAGGTTTCCTCATTTTGCTGGCAAGGCCAAGGGTGTGATTTATCTGCATATGGCGGGCTCTCCCTCTCAACTGGAACTCTTTGACTACAAACCTGAGCTGGCCAAACTGCATAATCTGGATTGTCCGCCTTCGCTTCTTGAAGGTAAGAAGTTTGCTTTCATCCAGGGGGTACCTAAAATGCTGGGGCCTCAGGCAAAATTCAAAAATCATGGTGAGTCAGGAACGATGGTCTCCAATCACCTTCCTCACTTTTCAACTATCGTAGATGAGGCCGCCATCATCAAAACCATGCATACCGATGAGTTTAATCATGCGCCGGCACAGTTGCTTTTACAAACCGGAGGCGCACGCTTAGGCAGACCCAGCATGGGTTCATGGGTTACCTACGGGCTGGGCACTGAGAACGAAAATCTGCCTGGCTTTATGGTGCTGGTGTCGGGAGGTAAAACGCCTAGTGCGGGAAAAAGTGTGTGGGGTAGCGGCTTTCTGCCTTCCGTATATCAGGGGGTACAATGCCGTTCCGAAGGTGATCCGGTCTTGTATGTTTCCAACCCTGAGGGTATAGATGGTAAACTGCGAAGAACTACGCTGGACGCCATCAACAGTATCAATGAGAAAGAATATCAGGATGTGCAGGATCCGGAAATCCTGACCCGTATCTCTCAGTATGAAATGGCCTTTCGCATGCAGACATCCGTACCGGAGGTGATGGATATCAACAAAGAGCCGGAGCATATCCATAAAATGTATGGTACTGAACCCGGCAAATCTTCCTTTGCCAACAATTGCCTGCTGGCCAGAAGGCTGGTAGAAAAAGGCGTCCGCTTTGTTCAGCTCTTTGACTGGGGCTGGGATTCTCACGGTACCGACAAGAGCACGGCGCTGGAAGCTGGCTTTCAGGACAAATGCCGACAGGTAGACCAGCCCATGACCGCTTTAATTAAAGACCTGAAGCAGCGAGGCTTACTGGAAGAAACCCTGGTGATCTGGGGAGGTGAGTTTGGTCGTACACCTATGCAGGAAAACCGTAATGGCAAAGAGATGCCTTTTATGGGAAGAGACCATCATACTGAAGCCTTCACGGTATGGATGGCTGGCGGAGGAATCAAAGGAGGCATAACCTATGGAGAAACCGATGAGATAGGCTACTATGGGGTTAGAGACCGGGTGCATGTCCATGACCTTCAGGCCACTATCCTCCATCAGCTGGGAATGAACCATGAAAAACTTACTTACCCTTTCCAGGGCAGGGATTTTCGCCTCACCGATGTGGCAGGTAAAGTTGTCAAAGACCTTATCGCATGA
- a CDS encoding sugar phosphate isomerase/epimerase family protein: MAINRRTFLAQSGTLGSGLFLNTTLTKEKPPLDFSVPADFSIKIMATNWGFQGSWEAFCAKAKISGYDGIEVWVPQQREDIDQLMLAADKHRLSYGFLVAGSDAKFEKHFEQFQSALDKAIALKPLFINCHSGRDYFTFEQNKQIIVYTTQKHRTSGINIYHETHRSRMLFAAHIARQFIEAIPELQLALDISHWCNVHESLLQDQEETVKLALSRTGHIHSRIGHAESPQITDPRAPEWKQEVETHFAWWDQVVKYSIAQGRNLTMTAEFGPPNYMAMVPFTRQPLADLWEVNAYMMQAWRARYSS; the protein is encoded by the coding sequence ATGGCCATCAACCGCAGAACTTTCCTTGCTCAATCAGGCACCCTGGGTAGCGGGTTATTCCTCAATACCACACTCACCAAAGAAAAGCCTCCGTTGGATTTCTCTGTGCCTGCCGATTTTTCCATCAAAATTATGGCGACAAATTGGGGCTTTCAGGGAAGTTGGGAGGCGTTCTGTGCCAAAGCTAAAATCAGTGGTTATGATGGGATAGAAGTGTGGGTGCCGCAGCAGCGAGAGGATATAGATCAGCTGATGCTGGCAGCGGATAAGCACCGACTCTCCTATGGTTTTTTGGTGGCAGGTTCCGATGCCAAATTTGAAAAGCATTTTGAGCAGTTTCAAAGCGCTTTGGATAAAGCCATTGCCCTAAAACCGCTTTTTATCAACTGTCATTCGGGGCGAGATTATTTCACTTTTGAGCAGAACAAACAAATTATTGTGTACACTACTCAGAAACATCGCACATCAGGTATCAATATCTATCATGAGACACACCGGTCCAGGATGCTGTTTGCCGCCCATATCGCCCGGCAGTTTATTGAAGCTATTCCTGAACTCCAACTGGCGCTGGATATTTCCCACTGGTGCAATGTACATGAATCTTTACTACAGGATCAGGAAGAAACTGTGAAGCTGGCTTTGAGCCGTACAGGACATATACATTCAAGAATTGGCCATGCGGAAAGCCCGCAGATCACTGATCCCAGGGCGCCGGAGTGGAAACAGGAAGTAGAAACGCATTTTGCCTGGTGGGACCAGGTAGTGAAGTACAGTATAGCACAGGGGCGAAACCTGACCATGACCGCTGAATTTGGCCCTCCCAACTATATGGCGATGGTGCCCTTCACTCGCCAGCCCCTGGCTGACCTCTGGGAGGTGAATGCTTATATGATGCAAGCCTGGAGGGCAAGGTATAGCAGTTGA